The following proteins come from a genomic window of Kocuria palustris:
- a CDS encoding tyrosine protein kinase gives MHQSSAGEQTVAPAVRDISGAELGSALRRGWWKALLGLILGLGLAAAFVVTQAPTYTSVTMALVRPSTDDATSVESLAAEDLAQARAATYESLGNSVVVADEVRRDLGLETSPEDLLEQVTVVSTPETTGLEITATANSADGAAELAGAWRDALSDDADADGSDGAGDRVSIEPAGEPTVPATTSGLSDPAVLVVGGAVGLLVGILVAVGTARPARRA, from the coding sequence ATGCACCAGAGCTCGGCAGGAGAGCAGACCGTGGCTCCGGCAGTGCGCGACATCAGCGGCGCGGAGCTGGGCTCGGCGCTGCGCCGCGGATGGTGGAAGGCGCTGCTGGGGCTGATCCTGGGGCTCGGGCTGGCCGCGGCCTTCGTCGTCACGCAGGCCCCCACCTACACCTCCGTGACCATGGCGCTCGTGCGCCCCTCCACCGACGACGCGACCTCGGTCGAGAGCCTGGCCGCCGAGGACCTGGCGCAGGCTCGCGCGGCCACCTACGAGTCGCTGGGCAACTCCGTGGTGGTGGCCGACGAGGTGCGCCGCGACCTGGGGCTGGAGACCTCTCCGGAGGACCTGCTGGAGCAGGTCACCGTGGTGTCCACGCCCGAGACCACCGGCCTGGAGATCACCGCCACGGCGAATTCGGCCGACGGCGCCGCCGAGCTGGCCGGGGCCTGGCGCGATGCGCTCAGCGATGACGCCGACGCCGACGGATCCGACGGGGCCGGGGACCGCGTGAGCATCGAGCCAGCCGGGGAGCCGACCGTGCCCGCGACGACGTCGGGCCTGTCCGATCCGGCCGTCCTGGTGGTCGGCGGGGCGGTGGGGCTGCTCGTCGGCATTCTGGTGGCGGTGGGCACCGCCCGGCCGGCGCGCAGGGCCTGA
- a CDS encoding WecB/TagA/CpsF family glycosyltransferase, producing the protein MDQTIDRLREMIATGKGQNHLSVNAAKLVAAIEDPSKLEEFNRGTLVSADGQAVVWAARLLGRPLPQRVAGIDVMNRLVDLSAREGQRIFLLGAREDVVGRVRREFTARGANVVGHRDGYWRRHMTDAEMAQTIRLLNVDILFVALPSPMKEDFIYGFREAMNVGLSVGVGGSFDVVAGRTRRAPAIIQRLGLEWLFRLVLEPRRMFKRYAVGNSKFLWYLVRELLRRG; encoded by the coding sequence ATGGATCAGACCATCGACCGGCTGCGGGAGATGATCGCGACGGGGAAGGGGCAGAACCACCTCTCGGTCAATGCCGCCAAGCTCGTGGCGGCCATCGAGGACCCGTCCAAGCTCGAGGAGTTCAACCGGGGGACGCTCGTGAGCGCCGACGGCCAGGCCGTCGTGTGGGCCGCCCGCCTCCTGGGCCGCCCGCTTCCGCAGCGTGTGGCGGGGATCGACGTCATGAACCGCCTGGTCGATCTCTCCGCCCGGGAGGGCCAGCGGATCTTCCTGCTCGGCGCCCGCGAGGACGTCGTCGGGCGAGTGCGCCGGGAGTTCACTGCCCGCGGCGCCAATGTGGTGGGCCACCGCGACGGATACTGGCGCCGGCACATGACGGATGCCGAGATGGCGCAGACGATCCGTCTGCTCAACGTCGACATCCTCTTCGTGGCGCTGCCCTCGCCCATGAAGGAGGATTTCATCTACGGCTTCCGCGAGGCCATGAACGTCGGCCTCAGCGTGGGGGTGGGCGGCTCGTTCGACGTCGTGGCCGGCCGCACCCGGCGGGCTCCCGCGATCATCCAGCGCCTCGGCCTCGAATGGCTCTTCCGCCTGGTGCTGGAGCCGCGGCGGATGTTCAAGCGCTACGCGGTCGGCAACTCGAAGTTCCTCTGGTACCTGGTCAGGGAGCTGCTGCGCCGCGGCTGA
- a CDS encoding glycosyltransferase family 4 protein gives MIKATIIGPVPGSSGGIGIMAGHLLGTSSERTSLVFLDSGGAPGPALQRLAHFVRAAADCLGPSSAHLRVFAVASRGSTWRKLTLSALVRLRRRPYALHLHGGGYDDYFRSRGRLEQALVKNMFQAAHQVIVLGESWAQFVQEELGVSDAAVSVLPNAVPGPQEVPQHVTHPMRVLFAGRVGARKGAPELLQAWSRISAGRDAVLVLAGDLDDPDGSIRAAVDRAQRVELTGWLDAEALQDQLRRAQILVLPSRAENLPLSLLEGMAWGLAPVVTPVGAVPEVVDDGENGMLVPVGEVTALARGLAELIDDDARRQRIAAAARTTWERGYSMDGYRKRFDDILEAAVGGDAEVEGGQR, from the coding sequence ATGATCAAGGCGACCATCATCGGACCTGTCCCCGGGTCCTCGGGCGGAATCGGCATCATGGCCGGTCATCTGCTCGGCACGAGCTCCGAGCGCACGTCACTGGTCTTCCTGGATTCCGGCGGTGCTCCCGGACCGGCTCTGCAGAGGCTGGCGCATTTCGTGAGGGCGGCCGCTGACTGCCTCGGGCCTTCGTCAGCGCACCTGCGGGTGTTCGCCGTGGCCTCCCGCGGCAGCACATGGCGCAAGCTGACGCTGAGCGCACTGGTGCGCCTTCGCCGCCGTCCATACGCACTGCACCTTCACGGGGGCGGCTATGACGACTACTTCCGATCTCGTGGGCGCCTGGAGCAGGCCCTGGTGAAGAACATGTTCCAGGCGGCTCACCAGGTCATCGTCCTGGGGGAGAGCTGGGCGCAGTTCGTCCAGGAGGAGCTCGGGGTGTCGGATGCTGCCGTGTCCGTGCTGCCGAACGCGGTCCCTGGTCCTCAAGAGGTCCCGCAGCACGTGACCCATCCGATGCGCGTGCTCTTCGCGGGCCGCGTGGGTGCCCGCAAGGGGGCCCCCGAGCTGCTCCAGGCATGGTCCCGGATCAGCGCCGGGCGCGATGCCGTCCTGGTCCTGGCAGGCGATCTCGATGACCCGGATGGCTCCATCCGGGCCGCCGTGGACCGCGCGCAGCGGGTCGAGCTCACGGGCTGGCTGGACGCGGAGGCCCTGCAGGACCAGCTGCGCCGTGCCCAGATCCTGGTGCTGCCCAGCCGGGCGGAGAACCTCCCGCTGTCGCTGCTCGAGGGCATGGCGTGGGGTCTGGCACCCGTCGTCACGCCCGTCGGGGCGGTCCCGGAGGTCGTCGACGACGGCGAGAACGGGATGCTCGTCCCGGTGGGGGAGGTGACGGCGCTCGCTCGGGGCCTGGCCGAGCTGATCGACGACGACGCCCGGCGGCAGCGGATCGCCGCCGCCGCCCGCACCACCTGGGAGCGGGGCTACAGCATGGACGGCTATCGGAAGCGCTTCGACGACATCCTCGAGGCGGCCGTCGGGGGCGATGCCGAGGTGGAAGGGGGTCAGCGATGA
- a CDS encoding tyrosine protein kinase, whose translation MSAEHLGTALRRRWWAPLVGLILGLGIALGLAASEPPQYESVTTMMVHAGADDDTAAERLAAEELAISRTTTYEALGESLVVAEEAKSDLDTDKSASELLDGITVTATPATTGVEITAVGESPEEASALAEAWRDALTSVVATSAEDAQVSIEPAGSPTTPVDPSGLSMTMIGVMGAAVGLLLGIIAAVATTRPRTELR comes from the coding sequence GTGTCCGCCGAGCATCTCGGGACGGCGCTGCGGCGGCGCTGGTGGGCCCCGCTCGTGGGCCTGATCCTGGGTCTCGGCATCGCGCTCGGGCTCGCGGCCTCGGAGCCTCCGCAGTACGAGTCGGTCACGACCATGATGGTCCACGCCGGGGCGGACGATGACACCGCCGCCGAGCGGCTGGCCGCCGAGGAGCTGGCGATCTCCCGCACCACGACCTACGAGGCCCTGGGAGAGTCCCTGGTGGTCGCCGAGGAGGCCAAGAGCGATCTCGACACCGACAAGTCGGCCTCGGAGCTGCTCGACGGCATCACTGTGACGGCCACACCGGCCACCACGGGCGTGGAGATCACGGCCGTGGGCGAGTCGCCGGAGGAGGCGAGCGCCCTGGCGGAGGCCTGGCGCGACGCCCTCACCTCAGTGGTGGCGACCAGCGCCGAGGACGCGCAGGTCAGCATCGAACCGGCGGGCAGCCCCACGACTCCCGTGGATCCGTCGGGCCTGAGCATGACCATGATCGGAGTCATGGGTGCTGCCGTCGGCCTCCTGCTCGGCATCATCGCCGCAGTCGCGACCACACGCCCGCGCACCGAGCTGCGCTGA
- a CDS encoding phenylacetate--CoA ligase family protein has product MRSFREKVAHLPADQRERVGPLVRAIPPSLRYGPVFQRTLRELRKARTVPSWASQERGRRLEQLLDQAAETDYYGSEPGYEALRERGVGAFERLSRLPILTREQLSKHSLRMLTVPESGVQMTATSGTSGDPILFHLDRQRGAAEWAYVFDAWHRATGYELDDWRLFLRGAADLPGGADHYLQRATGELVLRVQALAPERIQEQWGWVRDRGIRYLHGYPSALSYMAKLVEEQLPDDEWRHQIRGVLAVSEEFTPGQQQTFERVFPNAGISNFYGLSERTCFASMDPDGTFHAEPLYGITELLGEDGLPVEVGQRGRLMTTSLMIKGQPFLRYDTGDSAERVGTDAWGQPTFRAISSRRGREGLVRADGSLFPTTSLNVHGHQFLCIRRFRFRQDVPGRVTLRVEPTADAAPEELEEFYQAMCRRTAGQVELGFELVEHLEIPPNGKDRIVDQNIAGVSGTWA; this is encoded by the coding sequence GTGAGATCGTTTCGTGAGAAGGTCGCCCACCTTCCGGCGGACCAGCGGGAGAGAGTGGGCCCCCTCGTCCGAGCCATTCCGCCGTCGCTGCGCTATGGACCGGTGTTCCAGCGGACGCTGAGGGAGCTGCGCAAGGCTCGCACGGTGCCGTCCTGGGCGTCCCAGGAGCGCGGACGACGGCTCGAGCAGCTGCTCGATCAAGCAGCCGAGACCGATTATTACGGTTCCGAGCCCGGATACGAGGCACTGCGCGAGCGCGGCGTCGGCGCCTTCGAACGACTTTCCCGCTTGCCGATCCTGACCCGCGAGCAGCTGTCCAAGCACTCCCTGCGCATGCTCACGGTCCCGGAGAGCGGCGTCCAGATGACCGCCACCTCCGGCACCTCGGGCGATCCCATCCTGTTCCACCTGGACCGGCAGCGCGGGGCCGCTGAGTGGGCCTACGTCTTCGATGCCTGGCACCGGGCCACGGGCTATGAGCTCGACGACTGGCGGCTGTTCCTGCGAGGGGCGGCCGATCTGCCCGGTGGGGCGGATCACTACCTGCAGCGCGCGACCGGCGAGCTGGTGCTGCGGGTCCAGGCGCTGGCCCCCGAACGCATCCAGGAGCAGTGGGGCTGGGTGCGCGATCGCGGGATCCGCTACCTGCACGGCTATCCGTCGGCCCTGAGCTACATGGCCAAGCTGGTCGAGGAGCAGCTGCCCGACGACGAATGGCGTCATCAGATCCGCGGCGTCCTGGCCGTCTCGGAGGAGTTCACGCCCGGCCAGCAGCAGACCTTCGAGCGGGTGTTCCCGAATGCGGGGATCTCCAACTTCTACGGTCTGAGCGAGCGGACCTGCTTCGCCTCGATGGATCCGGACGGAACCTTCCATGCCGAACCCCTGTACGGCATCACGGAGCTGCTCGGAGAGGACGGCCTGCCCGTGGAGGTGGGGCAGCGCGGCCGGCTCATGACCACCAGCCTGATGATCAAGGGCCAGCCGTTCCTGCGCTATGACACGGGAGATTCCGCCGAGCGCGTGGGCACGGATGCCTGGGGTCAGCCCACGTTCCGAGCGATCTCCTCACGGCGCGGCCGAGAGGGCCTGGTACGCGCAGACGGCTCGCTGTTCCCCACCACGTCACTGAACGTGCACGGGCATCAGTTCCTGTGCATCCGCCGCTTCCGCTTCCGGCAGGACGTGCCCGGCCGCGTCACGCTGCGGGTCGAGCCCACGGCTGATGCCGCCCCGGAGGAGCTCGAGGAGTTCTACCAGGCGATGTGCCGACGCACGGCCGGTCAGGTGGAGCTGGGCTTCGAGCTGGTGGAGCACCTGGAGATCCCGCCGAACGGCAAGGATCGGATCGTCGACCAGAACATCGCCGGAGTCAGCGGGACCTGGGCCTGA
- a CDS encoding AMP-binding protein, with protein MFRQTQREIRKAWTVPSWGREERDRRLQSLLDAAAGTDYYGSAAGYEALVETTMPPVERLSRLPILTREAVTEHSSRMLTVPEAQLERVATSGTSGEPIVFWLDRSRGASEWAYVLSAWERRTGYQADDWRLRLRGAELPGGADWFVQGSTGEVVLRVQALRPELIREHWQLASQRGIQYLHGLPSAIAYLARLVETELPDDDWRHRIRGILAVSEELTEAQLEILHRVFPQARVANFYGLSERTAFAVMDDDGDFHPEPLYGVVELVDEQGRAVEVGARGRIITTGLRLTGQPFLRYDTGDSALRTGTDPWGQPIFREIRSRRRREGLICSDGSFLPAAIFGMHTMEVLAARKFGFRQHEPGKATFLVEPVTGATDAQIQELYRAMAAVIGDRIHLELEVVDRLEVPANGKERLVDQQIPGAATTWS; from the coding sequence GTGTTCCGACAGACCCAGCGGGAGATCCGGAAGGCGTGGACGGTCCCGTCATGGGGGCGTGAAGAGCGAGATCGACGGCTGCAGTCGCTGCTGGATGCCGCGGCTGGAACGGACTACTACGGCTCAGCTGCGGGGTACGAGGCGCTGGTCGAGACGACGATGCCGCCGGTGGAGCGGCTGAGCCGCCTGCCCATCCTCACGCGGGAGGCGGTGACGGAGCACAGCAGCAGGATGCTCACGGTGCCCGAGGCCCAGCTCGAGCGGGTCGCGACTTCCGGGACCTCCGGGGAGCCCATCGTGTTCTGGCTCGACCGCAGCCGGGGCGCCAGCGAATGGGCCTACGTCCTGAGCGCCTGGGAGCGGAGGACCGGCTATCAGGCCGACGACTGGCGTCTGCGGCTGCGCGGAGCCGAGCTTCCCGGTGGTGCGGACTGGTTCGTCCAGGGCTCCACGGGGGAGGTCGTGCTGCGCGTCCAGGCGCTGCGTCCCGAGCTCATCAGGGAGCACTGGCAGCTGGCCTCTCAGCGAGGGATCCAGTACCTGCACGGCTTGCCATCGGCCATCGCGTACCTGGCGCGCCTGGTGGAGACCGAGCTGCCGGACGATGACTGGCGGCACAGGATCCGGGGGATCCTCGCCGTCTCGGAGGAGCTCACAGAGGCCCAGCTGGAGATCCTGCACCGGGTCTTCCCGCAGGCGCGCGTGGCCAACTTCTACGGGCTGAGCGAGCGCACGGCCTTCGCCGTCATGGACGACGACGGCGATTTCCACCCCGAGCCCCTCTACGGGGTCGTCGAGCTGGTCGATGAGCAGGGCCGAGCCGTCGAGGTCGGCGCTCGCGGCAGGATCATCACCACCGGTCTGCGGCTCACCGGACAGCCCTTCCTGCGCTACGACACGGGTGACTCGGCGCTGCGTACGGGAACGGATCCCTGGGGTCAGCCGATCTTCCGTGAGATCCGATCACGACGCAGGCGGGAGGGGCTGATCTGCAGTGACGGCAGCTTCCTGCCCGCCGCGATCTTCGGAATGCACACCATGGAGGTGCTCGCAGCTCGGAAGTTCGGGTTCCGACAGCATGAACCGGGCAAGGCCACGTTCCTCGTGGAGCCGGTCACCGGAGCCACCGATGCGCAGATCCAGGAGCTCTACAGAGCGATGGCGGCGGTCATCGGGGATCGCATCCACCTCGAGCTGGAGGTGGTGGACCGTCTGGAGGTCCCGGCCAACGGCAAGGAGCGTCTGGTGGATCAGCAGATTCCGGGGGCGGCGACCACCTGGTCATGA
- a CDS encoding proline dehydrogenase family protein: MVTPLTDNTPVGPAELADLPALVDPAVEQATTWIRRAQQLSEEGVADSDAADRLSAILQDPRGLDFTVGFVDRVIRTEDSVAAARALQRIASLAPKSLSALDRSQIVSGSYMSHLAPAVVIPIARGRLRQMVGHLVVDSRPGPFGKAVEHITQRGDSLNINPLGEEVLGLAEADKHLDEVDRILARDDVDYASIKVSSVVPQLSHWGFDETVERVVERLLPLYRKAADAPAGTKFINLDMEVYSDLHLTTQVFTTLLSRPELKSLEAGIVVQAYLPDALGAVQHLSEWGERRVAEGGAQIKVRLVKGANLPMERVDAEMHDWPLAVMPTKQATDANYKRVLAWAMDPEHLRGMRMGVAGHNIFDIAFAKLLAEQRGVSERIEFEMLQGMAAEQSIAVSEDVGGVLYYVPAVAPEEFDVAVAYLVRRLEENAESENFMSGIFEIEPGNQIFRREEGRFRAAVEQLLEEGMVLDGERAPGPHRVQDRTQEAAGRQSGYQGHQPLDEPFRNEPDTDISIPANQKWALELRDLITDRSWYQGLATPDSLELDDVAEIVETGRNAAKGWRERGARERAEILNRAADKLAERRGHLMAVAAAETGKAFTQSDAEVSEAIDFCRWYARHAEELEQVDGAEFEPDVLDLVTPPWNFPLAIPTGSTVAPLAAGAAVIHKPSPQTVRCSAALMEALWEAGVPRDVLQLVDAVEGDTGKALVSHPGVDRIVLTGAYETAELFGGWRSGRPVIGETSGKNALIITPAADRDQAVWDLVTSAFGHAGQKCSAASLGIMVGSVATSQRYEKQLLDAASSMVVDWPENLQAIVGPTVEQPGDKLKRALTQLDEGEKWLLEPKQLDDSGRLWRPGIKTGVKPGSFFHETEVFGPVLGLMHAKDLDQAIEWQNAVEYGLTAGIHSLDVQEVGSWLERVEAGNLYVNRGITGAIVQRQPFGGWKKSSVGLGAKAGGPNYLTQMGHWTKAGFRAGDSVELQPGLLPAVRDVLGDADVIEALPAEDLAWLRACAAADQRAWESEFGVAKDPTGLVSEANIFRYRARDIVVRAAEDAPVTDVIRVGLAAARSGSEVTLSAAPAVMEALPRAARALFTQVLPAVDDERFRVQAKARRLLGARTAYRAMSEPEEQRSAVQKLRDRLPFGGRASEDSDPEVLELGVGARIKVVGTDADLVVDLGATPDVAVMMHPIVGASRVEIQEMLHEQAVSITLHRFGNRFADMHRLRDELMG, translated from the coding sequence ATGGTCACCCCCCTCACCGACAACACCCCGGTCGGCCCCGCTGAGCTGGCCGATCTTCCCGCTCTGGTCGATCCTGCCGTCGAGCAGGCCACCACCTGGATCCGCAGGGCCCAGCAGCTCTCCGAAGAGGGAGTCGCGGACTCGGACGCCGCCGACCGCCTCTCCGCCATCCTGCAGGACCCCCGCGGCCTGGACTTCACCGTCGGCTTCGTCGATCGCGTCATCCGCACCGAGGACAGCGTCGCCGCCGCACGGGCGCTGCAGCGCATCGCGAGCCTCGCCCCCAAGTCCCTGTCCGCGCTGGATCGCTCGCAGATCGTCTCCGGCAGCTACATGAGCCACCTGGCTCCGGCCGTCGTCATCCCGATCGCCCGCGGCCGCCTTCGCCAGATGGTCGGTCACCTGGTGGTCGACTCCCGACCGGGCCCGTTCGGTAAGGCCGTCGAGCACATCACGCAGCGCGGCGACTCGCTGAACATCAACCCGCTCGGCGAGGAGGTCCTGGGCCTCGCCGAGGCCGATAAGCACCTGGACGAGGTCGACCGCATCCTGGCCCGCGACGACGTCGACTACGCGTCGATCAAGGTCTCCTCCGTGGTCCCGCAGCTCTCGCACTGGGGCTTCGACGAGACCGTCGAGCGCGTGGTCGAGCGCCTGCTGCCGCTGTACCGCAAGGCCGCCGATGCCCCGGCCGGGACCAAGTTCATCAACCTGGACATGGAGGTCTACTCGGACCTGCACCTGACCACCCAGGTCTTCACGACGCTGCTCTCGCGCCCCGAGCTGAAGAGCCTGGAGGCGGGCATCGTCGTGCAGGCCTACCTGCCCGATGCCCTGGGCGCGGTGCAGCACCTGTCCGAGTGGGGCGAGCGGCGCGTGGCCGAGGGCGGCGCGCAGATCAAGGTCCGCCTGGTCAAGGGCGCCAACCTGCCCATGGAGCGCGTGGACGCCGAGATGCACGACTGGCCGCTGGCCGTCATGCCGACCAAGCAGGCCACGGACGCCAACTACAAGCGGGTCCTGGCCTGGGCCATGGACCCCGAGCACCTGCGCGGGATGCGCATGGGCGTGGCGGGGCACAACATCTTCGACATCGCCTTCGCCAAGCTGCTCGCCGAGCAGCGCGGGGTCTCCGAGCGCATCGAGTTCGAGATGCTGCAGGGCATGGCCGCCGAGCAGTCGATCGCCGTGTCCGAGGACGTCGGGGGAGTGCTCTACTACGTCCCCGCCGTGGCCCCGGAGGAGTTCGACGTCGCCGTGGCCTACCTGGTGCGCCGCCTCGAGGAGAACGCCGAGTCGGAGAACTTCATGTCCGGGATCTTCGAGATCGAGCCCGGCAACCAGATCTTCCGCCGCGAGGAGGGCCGCTTCCGCGCCGCCGTCGAGCAGCTGCTCGAGGAGGGCATGGTCCTGGACGGCGAGCGCGCCCCGGGCCCGCACCGCGTGCAGGACCGCACGCAGGAGGCCGCCGGGCGCCAGAGCGGCTACCAGGGCCATCAGCCGCTCGACGAGCCCTTCCGCAACGAGCCGGACACCGACATCTCGATCCCGGCGAACCAGAAGTGGGCGCTCGAGCTGCGGGATCTGATCACGGACCGGTCCTGGTACCAGGGCCTGGCCACCCCGGACTCGCTCGAGCTCGACGACGTCGCCGAGATCGTGGAGACCGGTCGCAATGCTGCCAAGGGCTGGCGCGAGCGCGGGGCCCGGGAGCGCGCGGAGATTCTCAACCGCGCCGCCGACAAGCTGGCCGAGCGCCGCGGGCACCTCATGGCAGTGGCCGCTGCCGAGACCGGCAAGGCCTTCACCCAGTCGGACGCCGAGGTCTCCGAGGCCATCGACTTCTGCCGCTGGTACGCCCGCCATGCCGAGGAGCTGGAGCAGGTCGACGGCGCCGAGTTCGAGCCCGATGTCCTGGACCTGGTCACCCCGCCGTGGAACTTCCCGCTGGCCATCCCCACCGGCTCGACCGTCGCGCCCCTGGCCGCCGGTGCGGCCGTCATCCACAAGCCGTCACCGCAGACCGTGCGCTGCTCCGCGGCGCTGATGGAGGCGCTGTGGGAGGCGGGCGTCCCGCGCGACGTCCTGCAGCTCGTGGACGCCGTCGAGGGCGACACCGGCAAGGCGCTGGTGAGCCACCCGGGCGTGGACCGCATCGTGCTGACGGGCGCCTACGAAACCGCCGAGCTGTTCGGCGGCTGGCGCAGCGGCCGTCCGGTGATCGGCGAGACGTCGGGCAAGAACGCCCTGATCATCACTCCGGCAGCGGACCGCGATCAGGCCGTGTGGGATCTGGTCACCAGCGCGTTCGGCCACGCCGGGCAGAAGTGCTCGGCGGCCTCGCTGGGCATCATGGTCGGCTCGGTGGCCACTTCGCAGCGCTACGAGAAGCAGCTGCTGGACGCGGCGTCGTCCATGGTCGTGGACTGGCCGGAGAACCTGCAGGCCATCGTGGGCCCCACGGTCGAGCAGCCGGGCGACAAGCTCAAGCGCGCCCTCACCCAGCTGGACGAGGGCGAGAAGTGGCTGCTCGAGCCCAAGCAGCTCGACGACTCGGGCCGCCTGTGGCGCCCGGGCATCAAGACGGGTGTGAAGCCCGGCTCCTTCTTCCACGAGACCGAGGTCTTCGGCCCCGTGCTCGGACTGATGCACGCCAAGGACCTGGACCAGGCGATCGAGTGGCAGAACGCCGTGGAGTACGGCCTGACCGCCGGCATCCACTCCCTGGACGTGCAGGAGGTCGGCTCCTGGCTGGAGCGCGTGGAGGCCGGCAACCTCTACGTCAACCGCGGCATCACCGGCGCGATCGTGCAGCGCCAGCCCTTCGGCGGTTGGAAGAAGTCGTCGGTGGGCCTGGGTGCCAAGGCCGGCGGCCCGAACTACCTCACGCAGATGGGCCACTGGACCAAGGCGGGGTTCCGCGCCGGCGACTCCGTGGAGCTGCAGCCCGGGCTGCTGCCCGCGGTGCGCGACGTCCTGGGTGACGCCGACGTGATCGAGGCGCTGCCCGCGGAGGATCTGGCCTGGCTGCGAGCCTGCGCCGCTGCCGACCAGCGGGCCTGGGAGTCCGAGTTCGGCGTGGCCAAGGACCCCACGGGCCTGGTCAGCGAGGCCAACATCTTCCGCTACCGCGCCCGCGACATCGTGGTGCGCGCTGCGGAGGATGCCCCGGTCACCGACGTGATCCGCGTGGGTCTGGCCGCCGCTCGCTCCGGCTCGGAGGTCACGCTCTCGGCCGCGCCTGCCGTCATGGAGGCCCTGCCGCGGGCGGCCCGCGCCCTGTTCACCCAGGTGCTGCCCGCCGTCGACGACGAGCGGTTCCGCGTCCAGGCCAAGGCCCGGCGCCTGCTCGGCGCCCGCACTGCCTACCGCGCGATGTCCGAGCCGGAGGAGCAGCGCTCCGCGGTGCAGAAGCTGCGCGATCGCCTGCCCTTCGGCGGCCGGGCCTCGGAGGACTCCGATCCCGAGGTGCTCGAGCTCGGCGTGGGCGCGCGCATCAAGGTCGTCGGCACCGATGCGGACCTGGTGGTCGATCTGGGGGCCACCCCGGACGTGGCGGTCATGATGCACCCGATCGTCGGCGCCTCCCGCGTGGAGATCCAGGAGATGCTCCACGAGCAGGCCGTGTCCATCACGCTGCACCGATTCGGCAACCGGTTCGCCGACATGCACCGGCTGCGGGACGAGCTGATGGGCTGA